From the genome of Ralstonia pickettii, one region includes:
- a CDS encoding muropeptide transporter yields MTFHDYLDIFRNRRIGAMLLLGFASGLPLALTSGTLQAWMTVEGLDIRTIGLFSLVGQAYIFKFLWAPLMDRFTPPLMGRRRGWLVLTQAGLVASIAAMAFTPPHAALWALAGLAVLVAFLSASQDIVFDAYSTDVLHSSERGVGAAVKVLGYRLAMLVSGGLALYLADRVMGWSNMYLLMAGLMALGIFTTLWSPEPEVSARPPRSLQEAVVGPLRDFFSRRGAWALLALIVLYKLGDAFAGSLSTTFLIRGVGFSAGEVGIVNKTLGLAATIVGALYGGTLMVRLGLVRALLIFGVLQAVSNLGYWVLAVTPQHLWTMAVAIGIENICGGMGTAAFVALLMALCNRSFSATQYALLSALASIGRVYVGPTSGYLVEAYGWPAFYLMTVVFAFPGLALLWWMRGTIGRYEAEQNERALEANAAKAASA; encoded by the coding sequence ATGACCTTCCACGATTACCTCGATATTTTCCGCAACCGCCGCATCGGCGCGATGTTGTTGCTGGGCTTTGCCTCCGGCCTGCCGCTGGCGCTCACCTCGGGCACGCTGCAGGCTTGGATGACGGTGGAAGGGCTGGATATCCGCACCATCGGGCTGTTCTCGCTGGTGGGGCAGGCCTATATCTTCAAATTCCTGTGGGCGCCGTTGATGGACCGCTTCACGCCGCCGCTGATGGGCCGTCGGCGCGGCTGGCTGGTGCTCACGCAGGCCGGGCTGGTGGCGTCGATTGCCGCCATGGCCTTCACGCCGCCGCACGCCGCGCTCTGGGCACTGGCCGGGCTGGCGGTGCTGGTGGCGTTTCTGTCGGCGTCGCAGGACATCGTCTTCGACGCCTACAGCACCGATGTGCTGCATTCGAGCGAGCGCGGCGTCGGCGCAGCCGTGAAGGTGCTCGGCTACCGGCTGGCCATGCTGGTGTCGGGCGGCCTGGCGCTGTATCTGGCCGATCGCGTGATGGGCTGGAGCAACATGTATCTGCTGATGGCCGGCCTGATGGCGCTGGGTATCTTCACCACACTGTGGTCGCCCGAGCCGGAGGTATCGGCGCGCCCACCGCGCAGCCTGCAGGAAGCGGTGGTCGGCCCGCTGCGGGACTTTTTCTCCCGCCGTGGCGCCTGGGCGCTGCTGGCGCTGATCGTGCTCTACAAGCTGGGCGATGCGTTTGCGGGCAGCCTGTCGACCACGTTCCTGATCCGCGGTGTCGGCTTTTCTGCGGGTGAGGTCGGCATCGTCAACAAGACGCTCGGCTTGGCCGCCACCATCGTCGGCGCGCTGTATGGCGGCACGCTGATGGTCCGGCTGGGGCTGGTGCGCGCGCTGCTGATCTTCGGCGTGCTGCAGGCGGTGTCGAACCTGGGCTACTGGGTGCTGGCCGTGACGCCGCAGCATCTGTGGACGATGGCGGTGGCCATCGGCATCGAGAACATCTGCGGCGGCATGGGCACGGCGGCCTTTGTGGCGCTGCTGATGGCGCTGTGCAACCGGTCGTTCTCGGCGACGCAGTATGCGTTGCTGTCGGCGCTGGCCTCCATCGGCCGCGTGTACGTCGGGCCCACTTCGGGCTACCTCGTTGAAGCCTACGGCTGGCCCGCGTTCTATCTGATGACCGTGGTGTTTGCCTTCCCGGGCCTTGCGCTGCTGTGGTGGATGCGCGGCACGATCGGGCGCTACGAAGCCGAGCAGAACGAACGCGCCCTGGAAGCCAACGCGGCCAAGGCCGCGTCAGCCTGA
- a CDS encoding class I SAM-dependent methyltransferase: MSKTVSLPLPNEAAQAQSAHLFAVIADAIAGAGGWLPFDRYMELALYAPGLGYYSGGAAKFGRRVEDGGDFVTAPELTPFFGRTVAHQIAQVLQALPEGQRHVLEFGAGTGKLAADILTELDALGARPDSYGIVELSGELRQRQQERLTALGPGLGALARWHDTLPAPFTGVMVGNEVLDAMPVSLWARRGGVWHQRGVMLDADNGLQWEDRLVSPSEVPAKLAALPGTDDFVTESHEAGEGFIRSAGAALERGLLLLIDYGFPAAEYYHAHRANGTLMCHYRQHAHDDPFWLPGLQDITAHVDFSGIAQAGQEAGLELLGYTSQARFLLSAGVGELLMRLDPSDPMQFLPAANAVQKLLSEAEMGELFKAIALGKGIDAALPLAGFTDADRSNRLG; the protein is encoded by the coding sequence ATGAGCAAAACCGTGAGTTTACCGCTTCCCAACGAGGCGGCGCAGGCGCAGTCCGCGCACCTGTTCGCCGTGATCGCCGACGCCATTGCGGGCGCCGGCGGCTGGCTTCCGTTCGACCGCTACATGGAACTGGCGCTCTACGCGCCCGGCCTGGGCTATTACAGCGGCGGCGCAGCCAAGTTCGGCCGCCGCGTGGAAGACGGCGGCGACTTCGTCACCGCGCCTGAATTGACGCCGTTCTTCGGGCGCACCGTGGCACACCAGATCGCGCAAGTGCTGCAGGCATTGCCCGAAGGGCAGCGTCACGTGCTGGAGTTTGGCGCCGGCACCGGCAAGCTGGCCGCCGACATCCTCACCGAATTGGATGCGCTGGGCGCGCGGCCCGACAGCTACGGCATCGTCGAACTCTCCGGCGAGCTGCGCCAGCGCCAGCAGGAGCGTCTGACTGCGCTCGGCCCCGGGCTGGGCGCCCTCGCGCGGTGGCACGACACGTTGCCCGCGCCGTTCACCGGCGTGATGGTCGGCAACGAAGTGCTCGATGCGATGCCCGTTTCGCTGTGGGCCCGGCGCGGCGGCGTGTGGCACCAGCGCGGCGTGATGCTCGATGCCGACAACGGCCTGCAATGGGAAGACCGGCTCGTGAGTCCGTCGGAGGTGCCCGCCAAGCTGGCCGCCCTGCCCGGCACGGACGATTTCGTCACCGAATCGCACGAAGCCGGCGAGGGCTTCATCCGCAGTGCCGGCGCGGCACTTGAGCGTGGCTTGCTGCTGCTGATCGACTACGGTTTCCCGGCTGCGGAGTACTACCACGCGCACCGCGCCAACGGCACGCTCATGTGCCACTACCGTCAGCACGCGCACGACGATCCGTTCTGGCTGCCCGGCCTGCAGGACATCACCGCGCACGTCGATTTTTCGGGGATTGCACAGGCGGGCCAGGAAGCCGGGCTGGAACTGCTAGGCTATACGAGCCAGGCGCGCTTTCTGTTGAGCGCCGGTGTGGGCGAATTGCTGATGAGGCTCGACCCGTCCGACCCGATGCAGTTTCTGCCGGCAGCCAATGCCGTGCAGAAGCTGCTGTCCGAGGCAGAAATGGGAGAGCTATTCAAGGCCATCGCGCTGGGCAAAGGCATCGATGCGGCGCTGCCGCTGGCCGGCTTTACCGATGCCGACCGCTCGAACCGCTTGGGTTAG
- a CDS encoding SDR family oxidoreductase, with amino-acid sequence MAQTPNQSTAESTAESATQRRIALVTGAGRRVGRVIALALARHGWDVAVHCHRSRTEADAVAAEITAMGRRAVVLQADLSDEAAAGRLIADCSAALGTPTCLVNNASLFQYDVATSFSYASLDTHMRTNVAAPLLLSRELHRALTAEGAERRGVVINLLDQKLDNLNPDFLSYTLSKAALSTATMQLAQALAPALRVVGVAPGITMVSGDQSQSGFARAHQMTPLGQSSTPEDIADAVCYLATARAVTGTTLFVDGGQHLMPLARDVMFLTE; translated from the coding sequence ATGGCGCAGACGCCCAACCAGTCAACTGCGGAATCGACCGCAGAATCCGCCACCCAGCGGCGCATCGCCCTCGTCACGGGCGCAGGCCGCCGCGTGGGCCGCGTCATTGCCCTGGCCCTGGCCCGGCACGGCTGGGATGTGGCCGTGCATTGCCACCGCTCGCGCACCGAGGCCGACGCCGTCGCCGCGGAGATCACCGCCATGGGCCGCCGCGCCGTCGTGCTGCAGGCCGACCTCTCGGACGAAGCCGCCGCCGGTCGCCTGATTGCCGATTGCAGCGCTGCACTGGGTACGCCCACCTGCCTGGTCAACAATGCGTCGCTGTTCCAGTACGACGTGGCGACCAGCTTCAGCTATGCGTCGCTCGATACGCACATGCGCACCAACGTGGCCGCACCGCTGCTGCTGTCGCGCGAGCTGCACCGAGCGTTGACCGCCGAGGGTGCCGAGCGCCGCGGGGTCGTCATCAATCTGCTCGACCAGAAGCTCGACAACCTGAACCCGGATTTCCTTTCTTACACGTTGTCGAAGGCGGCACTGTCGACGGCCACCATGCAGCTTGCGCAGGCCCTGGCGCCCGCGCTGCGCGTGGTGGGCGTGGCGCCGGGCATCACGATGGTGTCGGGCGACCAGTCGCAAAGCGGGTTTGCACGCGCGCACCAGATGACGCCGCTGGGCCAGTCGTCCACGCCGGAAGACATCGCCGATGCCGTGTGCTATCTAGCTACCGCGCGCGCCGTGACCGGCACCACGCTGTTCGTCGACGGAGGCCAGCACCTGATGCCGCTGGCTCGCGACGTGATGTTCCTGACTGAATAA
- a CDS encoding dihydroneopterin aldolase produces the protein MLSLLSHPRLSHCRRMFLRNYEVQINIGVHEFEKKGEQRVLINIELYVPLEHSSPTEDKLHEVVDYDFMRETVARRMAQGHIHLQETLCDDVLTAMLKHPHVLAARVSTEKPDVYPDCESVGVEVFRIKESG, from the coding sequence ATGCTTTCCCTGCTATCCCACCCGCGCCTGTCGCACTGCCGCCGCATGTTTCTGCGCAATTACGAAGTGCAGATCAACATCGGCGTGCATGAATTCGAGAAGAAGGGCGAGCAGCGCGTCCTGATCAATATCGAGCTGTACGTGCCGCTGGAGCATTCGTCGCCCACCGAAGACAAGCTGCATGAAGTGGTGGATTACGACTTCATGCGCGAGACCGTGGCGCGCCGCATGGCGCAGGGCCATATCCACCTGCAGGAAACGCTGTGCGATGACGTGCTGACGGCGATGCTCAAGCATCCGCATGTGCTGGCTGCGCGGGTGTCGACGGAGAAACCGGATGTGTATCCGGATTGTGAGTCGGTGGGGGTGGAGGTGTTTCGAATTAAAGAGTCGGGCTGA
- a CDS encoding arginase, whose translation MTIIDLIGAAIGCGAQDDGCKDGPRALLEAGALARLQTRDTQATLVHDIELATSAGHSRSARLAALPGVAGFSRALGDATGHSVHQGHVPVVIGGDHSCAIGTWSGVANALRPKGPLGLIWIDAHLDSHTPQTSDSGAIHGMPLAALLGHGAAALTQIGDAAPKLLPEHVVVIGARSYEPAERALLDLLGVRVIDAAEVARNGLRAVMADAIRQVKSGTAAFGVTLDLDAFDPAVAPGVGTPETDGLTAQGMAQALAACARDARFAAFELVEYNPRHDKDGITAHLALDLLASVAGALHAQRREYATAA comes from the coding sequence ATGACCATCATCGATCTGATCGGCGCGGCCATCGGCTGCGGAGCGCAAGACGACGGCTGCAAGGACGGCCCGCGTGCGCTGCTCGAGGCCGGCGCGCTGGCGCGATTGCAGACGCGGGACACGCAGGCCACGCTCGTACACGATATCGAACTGGCCACCTCGGCCGGGCACAGCCGCTCAGCGCGTCTGGCCGCGCTCCCGGGCGTCGCCGGTTTTTCGCGCGCGCTCGGTGACGCAACCGGGCACAGCGTGCACCAGGGGCATGTGCCCGTGGTCATCGGCGGCGATCACTCGTGCGCCATCGGCACGTGGTCCGGCGTGGCGAACGCCTTGCGGCCGAAGGGCCCGCTCGGCCTGATCTGGATCGATGCCCATCTCGACAGCCACACACCGCAGACCAGCGATTCCGGCGCCATCCACGGCATGCCGCTGGCGGCGCTGCTCGGCCACGGTGCGGCGGCCCTCACGCAGATCGGCGATGCCGCGCCGAAGCTGCTGCCGGAACACGTCGTGGTGATCGGCGCGCGCAGCTACGAGCCCGCCGAACGCGCGTTGCTGGATCTGCTTGGCGTGCGCGTCATCGACGCTGCCGAAGTGGCACGCAACGGCCTGCGCGCCGTCATGGCCGACGCCATTCGCCAGGTCAAATCGGGCACTGCGGCCTTTGGCGTGACACTCGATCTGGATGCTTTCGACCCCGCCGTCGCACCCGGCGTCGGCACGCCTGAAACAGACGGGCTCACCGCGCAGGGCATGGCGCAAGCACTTGCCGCGTGCGCACGCGACGCACGTTTCGCCGCTTTCGAACTCGTGGAATACAACCCGCGCCACGACAAAGACGGGATCACAGCGCATCTGGCCCTGGACCTGCTGGCCAGCGTCGCAGGCGCGTTGCACGCCCAGCGCCGCGAATACGCGACGGCGGCTTGA
- the rocD gene encoding ornithine--oxo-acid transaminase — translation MTTAMQHPSYALEDRYGAHNYAPLPVMLERGEGVWLFDTDGRRYLDMMSAYSAVSFGHSHPKLVAALTEQAGRLTLTSRAFHNTELGPFLADVCRITRMDRALPMNTGAEAVETAIKAARKWARDVKGLPPEAAEIVVFDNNFHGRTTTIVGFSSHDQYRYGFGPFAAGFRRIPFGDADALRAAIGPNTGAILMEPVQGEGGIVEPPAGYLKLARELATRHNVLLVCDEVQTGLGRTGDVLASWHEGVDADLVVLGKALGGGMVPVSAIAGREAVISVFHPGDHGSTFGGNPLAAHIGRAALGLLMEEQLPQRAARVGATFIDELETLIGHGVRQVRGRGLMIGLQLDADIDAHDFAFALAERGVLTKDTYGNVVRLTPPLVIGEAELALALEAIRQTLAGWPRRKVA, via the coding sequence ATGACGACCGCAATGCAACATCCGAGCTATGCATTGGAAGACCGCTACGGCGCACACAACTACGCGCCGTTGCCGGTCATGCTGGAACGCGGCGAAGGCGTGTGGCTGTTCGATACGGACGGCCGGCGCTACCTCGACATGATGTCGGCGTATTCGGCGGTCAGCTTCGGACATTCGCATCCGAAACTCGTTGCCGCGCTGACGGAGCAGGCCGGCCGGCTGACGCTCACGTCGCGCGCCTTCCACAATACCGAGCTGGGACCCTTCCTGGCCGACGTCTGCCGCATCACGCGCATGGACCGCGCGCTGCCCATGAACACCGGCGCGGAAGCCGTCGAAACCGCGATCAAAGCAGCCCGAAAATGGGCGCGCGACGTGAAGGGCCTGCCGCCCGAGGCCGCCGAAATCGTCGTCTTCGACAACAATTTCCACGGCCGCACGACAACGATCGTCGGGTTCTCCTCGCACGATCAATACCGCTATGGATTCGGCCCGTTCGCGGCGGGCTTCCGGCGCATTCCGTTCGGCGACGCTGATGCGCTACGTGCGGCGATCGGGCCCAACACGGGTGCCATCCTGATGGAGCCGGTGCAAGGCGAAGGCGGCATCGTCGAACCGCCTGCCGGCTACCTCAAACTCGCGCGTGAACTTGCCACCCGGCACAACGTGCTCCTCGTCTGCGACGAGGTGCAAACGGGCCTGGGCCGAACCGGCGATGTGCTGGCGAGCTGGCATGAAGGCGTGGACGCCGATCTAGTGGTGCTGGGCAAGGCGCTCGGCGGCGGCATGGTGCCGGTGTCGGCTATCGCGGGGCGCGAGGCTGTCATCAGCGTATTCCACCCGGGAGACCACGGCTCCACGTTTGGCGGCAACCCGCTCGCAGCGCACATCGGACGCGCGGCACTCGGCTTGCTGATGGAAGAACAACTGCCACAGCGTGCCGCCCGTGTGGGCGCGACGTTCATCGACGAACTGGAGACGCTCATTGGCCACGGCGTGCGGCAGGTGCGCGGGCGCGGCTTGATGATCGGCCTGCAACTCGATGCCGACATCGACGCACACGACTTCGCCTTCGCGCTGGCCGAACGCGGCGTGCTGACCAAGGACACTTACGGCAACGTAGTGCGCCTGACTCCGCCACTAGTGATTGGCGAAGCTGAACTGGCACTGGCACTGGAGGCCATCCGCCAGACGCTGGCCGGCTGGCCACGGCGCAAGGTGGCATGA
- a CDS encoding LysR family transcriptional regulator encodes MSHSPLRYLHSFLTVANEGSFVRAADRLAVSQPALSYQMRQLEQWLGVPLFERSGRKLVLTRAGTSVRAWCRDAFAGLDELRAALHSGEMERVSLKLASGSSFGRYVLMPALLTPSPESDAPLVDDVRLELAFGSDEEVFSHIESGRADLGFVYTPRTSRLFEHHAVYTEEFVLACSARALRERTAPRTLADCAALPFVTYDESDAVYGLWFKALFRRMPETTVSAHHVSDLEEVSTLVEAGMGWSVLPLHAIQDAVERGRLEVVRPIVARRCLNTVFAVRRTSSFPSEAQDRLLVRLAQLDAAARV; translated from the coding sequence ATGTCGCACTCTCCGCTGCGCTATCTGCATAGCTTCTTGACCGTTGCCAACGAGGGCAGCTTCGTGCGCGCGGCAGACCGCTTGGCCGTGTCGCAACCGGCGTTGTCGTACCAGATGCGGCAGCTCGAACAGTGGCTCGGCGTGCCCTTGTTTGAGCGCTCGGGGCGCAAGCTCGTGCTCACGCGCGCCGGCACGTCGGTGCGGGCGTGGTGCCGTGATGCGTTTGCCGGGTTGGATGAACTCCGCGCCGCATTGCACAGCGGCGAGATGGAGCGCGTATCGCTCAAGCTGGCGAGCGGTTCCAGCTTCGGGCGCTATGTGCTGATGCCGGCGCTCCTGACGCCTTCGCCCGAATCAGATGCGCCGCTTGTCGACGACGTGCGCCTCGAACTCGCCTTCGGCAGCGATGAAGAGGTGTTCAGCCATATCGAATCGGGCCGCGCCGATCTCGGCTTCGTCTACACGCCGCGTACATCGCGCCTGTTTGAACACCACGCCGTCTACACAGAGGAATTCGTGCTGGCCTGCAGCGCCCGCGCATTGCGTGAGCGCACTGCGCCGCGCACGCTGGCCGACTGCGCTGCATTGCCCTTCGTGACCTATGACGAATCCGATGCGGTTTATGGGCTGTGGTTCAAGGCGCTGTTCCGGCGCATGCCCGAGACGACTGTCAGCGCACATCACGTGTCCGACCTCGAAGAGGTGAGTACGTTGGTGGAGGCCGGCATGGGCTGGTCGGTGTTGCCGCTGCATGCCATCCAGGATGCCGTGGAGCGCGGGCGCCTGGAGGTCGTGCGCCCGATCGTGGCGCGGCGCTGCCTGAACACCGTGTTTGCCGTGCGCCGTACATCGAGCTTTCCGAGCGAAGCCCAAGACCGTCTGCTGGTGCGGTTGGCACAGCTTGACGCCGCAGCGCGCGTGTAG
- a CDS encoding TetR/AcrR family transcriptional regulator — protein sequence MATRKSSTRGPGRPRRQHGAAQDDLRDRLLDIAVTLFARDGVGPTTLAAIAREAGVTAPMVHYHFKTRDQLLDAVVEGRIRPLIDQVTGPALAIIADDAHLPDLAQTVAGVAQRMVAVAAATPWFPTLWIREIASEGGQLRERVFARIALERATLLVDRIARAQAAGAVNAALQPPLVMVSLIGLAMLPLATRALWGRLPLADRVSDEDIGRHVAALLLHGIGPVGPAENASRKKTKPKSTPDRKGRK from the coding sequence ATGGCAACCCGCAAATCTTCCACGCGCGGCCCCGGGCGTCCCCGTCGCCAGCACGGCGCGGCGCAGGACGACCTCCGCGACCGTCTGCTCGACATTGCCGTCACGTTATTTGCACGCGACGGCGTGGGTCCGACCACCCTTGCCGCCATCGCGCGCGAGGCCGGGGTGACGGCGCCGATGGTGCATTACCACTTCAAGACGCGCGATCAATTGCTCGATGCCGTGGTTGAGGGGCGCATCCGCCCGTTGATCGATCAAGTGACGGGTCCGGCGCTGGCGATCATCGCCGACGACGCGCATCTGCCCGACCTTGCGCAGACCGTGGCCGGCGTGGCGCAGCGCATGGTGGCGGTGGCCGCGGCCACGCCGTGGTTTCCGACGCTGTGGATTCGCGAGATCGCCAGCGAGGGCGGCCAGTTGCGCGAGCGTGTGTTCGCGCGCATTGCGCTGGAGCGCGCCACGTTGCTGGTCGACCGCATTGCCCGCGCACAAGCGGCCGGGGCGGTGAACGCGGCGCTGCAGCCGCCGCTGGTGATGGTGTCGTTGATCGGCCTGGCGATGCTGCCGCTGGCAACGCGCGCGCTATGGGGCCGCCTGCCGCTCGCGGATCGCGTCAGCGACGAGGACATCGGGCGGCACGTGGCCGCGCTGCTGCTGCACGGTATCGGCCCGGTCGGACCAGCCGAGAACGCCAGCAGGAAGAAGACGAAGCCCAAGTCAACGCCTGACAGAAAGGGGCGCAAGTAG
- a CDS encoding HlyD family secretion protein, translating into MRQALCIGRAGCLAAVSAAAMVLVGCAKHDDRTYQGYVEGEFVYVASPVGGRLEHLGVQRGQTVNAGAPLFVLESVDETAARQQAAAQLQSAEAQLADLNIGKRVPEVDAARAQLAQAVAADKLSSTQLARDEAQFRAGGIAQSQLDASRSTAQSNAQRVRELTNQLRIAQLPARNDQIRAQSAQVEAARAAVAQAQWRLDQKAQKATQGGLVFDTLYREGEWVGAGSPVVRMLPAANVKVRFFVPQGVLGALKPGQAARLHCDGCAADINATLTYIATEAEYTPPVIYSNATREKLVFMVEARPAAADGPKLRPGQPVEVTLP; encoded by the coding sequence ATGCGGCAAGCGTTGTGCATCGGCAGGGCTGGGTGTTTGGCGGCGGTATCGGCCGCGGCAATGGTGTTGGTGGGCTGCGCCAAACACGACGATCGCACCTACCAGGGGTATGTGGAAGGCGAGTTCGTCTACGTGGCGTCGCCGGTCGGTGGACGGCTCGAACATCTCGGCGTGCAGCGGGGGCAGACCGTCAACGCTGGCGCGCCGCTCTTCGTGCTGGAATCGGTGGATGAGACGGCGGCCCGCCAGCAGGCTGCCGCGCAACTGCAAAGCGCCGAAGCGCAACTCGCCGATCTGAATATCGGCAAGCGTGTGCCGGAAGTGGATGCGGCGCGCGCGCAACTGGCCCAGGCGGTGGCGGCGGACAAGCTCTCGTCGACGCAACTCGCCCGTGACGAAGCGCAGTTCCGCGCAGGTGGCATCGCGCAATCGCAGCTCGATGCAAGCCGCTCGACAGCCCAGTCGAACGCGCAGCGTGTGCGTGAACTGACCAACCAATTACGCATTGCCCAGTTGCCGGCCCGCAATGACCAGATCCGCGCGCAATCCGCGCAGGTGGAAGCGGCGCGTGCGGCTGTGGCGCAAGCCCAATGGCGGCTCGATCAGAAGGCACAGAAGGCTACGCAGGGCGGGCTCGTTTTCGACACGCTGTATCGCGAAGGCGAGTGGGTCGGCGCCGGCAGCCCCGTGGTGCGCATGCTGCCGGCGGCCAACGTCAAGGTGCGATTCTTCGTGCCACAAGGCGTGCTCGGCGCGCTCAAGCCGGGGCAAGCCGCGCGCCTGCACTGCGATGGCTGCGCTGCCGATATCAACGCCACCCTTACCTACATCGCCACCGAAGCCGAATACACGCCGCCCGTCATCTACAGCAACGCAACGCGCGAGAAGCTTGTCTTCATGGTGGAGGCGCGGCCGGCTGCGGCGGATGGTCCGAAGCTGCGCCCGGGCCAGCCCGTGGAGGTGACGCTGCCATGA
- a CDS encoding ABC transporter ATP-binding protein: MSANSPDSHESRPHTGNGDYAIDVHGLNKHFGDKHVVKDLSMQVARGEIFGFLGPNGSGKTTSIRMMCGLLTPDSGSGSCLGYDILKESAQIKRRVGYMTQRFSYWDDLSIRENLDFVARLYEMPNRREVVDHALEHLGLASRAKQLAGALSGGWKQRLALAACMLHKPELLLLDEPTAGVDPKARRDFWEELHRLAAEGISVLVSTHYMDEAERCHKLAYIAYGELLAQGTADEVIAAQRLSTWSVSGGNLVELGRKLEGRPGVDQTVAFGSVLHVTGADAQALEGTLRKLAAESGARTAPIDTGLEDVFIHMMKRSSDNYGAQP, translated from the coding sequence ATGAGCGCCAATAGCCCAGACAGCCACGAAAGCCGCCCGCACACAGGCAATGGCGACTACGCCATCGACGTGCATGGCCTGAACAAGCACTTTGGTGACAAGCACGTTGTGAAAGACCTCTCCATGCAGGTCGCGCGCGGTGAGATCTTCGGCTTTCTCGGCCCCAACGGCAGCGGTAAGACCACGTCGATCCGCATGATGTGCGGATTGCTGACGCCCGACAGCGGCAGTGGCTCGTGCCTCGGTTACGACATCCTTAAAGAGTCTGCGCAGATCAAACGGCGCGTCGGCTACATGACGCAGCGGTTCTCGTATTGGGATGATCTTTCCATTCGTGAGAACCTGGATTTCGTCGCGCGCCTGTACGAGATGCCCAATCGGCGCGAGGTGGTTGATCATGCGCTGGAGCATCTCGGGCTGGCCTCGCGCGCCAAGCAACTGGCGGGCGCGCTGTCGGGCGGCTGGAAGCAACGCCTGGCGCTGGCCGCCTGCATGCTCCACAAGCCGGAGTTGCTGCTGCTTGACGAACCCACCGCCGGCGTCGATCCGAAAGCCCGCCGCGACTTCTGGGAAGAGCTGCATCGGCTGGCGGCGGAAGGCATCTCGGTGCTCGTCAGCACGCACTACATGGACGAAGCCGAGCGCTGCCACAAGCTGGCCTACATCGCGTATGGCGAGCTGCTCGCACAAGGCACGGCCGATGAAGTGATCGCCGCGCAGCGCCTGTCGACGTGGTCGGTCTCGGGCGGCAATCTCGTGGAACTGGGCCGCAAGCTGGAAGGGCGGCCCGGCGTGGATCAGACCGTCGCGTTTGGTTCGGTGCTGCACGTGACCGGCGCGGATGCGCAAGCGCTGGAGGGCACGCTGCGCAAGCTCGCCGCAGAATCCGGCGCCCGCACCGCTCCAATCGACACCGGCCTCGAAGACGTGTTCATCCACATGATGAAGCGCTCCTCCGACAACTACGGGGCGCAACCATGA
- a CDS encoding ABC transporter permease: MKPDANRFSLVRWWSVVLKEFLQLRRDRVTFAMMIGIPIMQLFLFGFAINADPKHLLTGVIAADQSEFTRSFLASMRNSDYFDLATTLPDETAGREALAKGQLQFVVTIPPDFTRKLVRGEKPSLLVEADATDPAATGLAVASLSQLVQGVVSKDMKGALSPLAGGAGGSASTAPPFDARIHKLYNPEGITQYNIIPGLMGTILTMTMVMMTGLAMTRERERGTMENLLATPVHPLEVMTGKIVPYIFIGLVQVTIILLMAFFVFQVPFVGSVWMVYVSALLFIVASLTVGITLSSLAQNQLQATQLTFFYFLPNILLSGFMFPFVGMPKWAQVIGNLLPMTYFNRLTRGILLKGNGWFELWPSIWPLMVFTVVVLGVALRFYRKTLD, translated from the coding sequence ATGAAGCCGGACGCCAATCGCTTTTCGTTGGTGCGTTGGTGGAGCGTGGTGCTCAAGGAGTTCCTGCAACTGCGCCGCGACCGCGTGACGTTCGCCATGATGATCGGCATTCCGATCATGCAGTTGTTCCTGTTTGGCTTTGCCATCAACGCCGACCCGAAGCACCTGCTGACGGGCGTGATTGCCGCAGACCAGAGCGAGTTCACGCGCAGCTTCCTGGCCAGCATGCGCAACTCCGACTACTTCGACTTGGCCACCACGCTGCCGGATGAAACCGCCGGGCGCGAGGCGCTTGCCAAGGGCCAGCTTCAGTTTGTCGTAACGATTCCACCGGACTTCACACGCAAGCTGGTGCGCGGCGAAAAGCCCTCGCTGCTCGTGGAGGCCGATGCCACCGACCCGGCCGCGACCGGCCTGGCCGTGGCGTCCCTCTCGCAACTGGTGCAGGGCGTCGTCAGCAAGGATATGAAGGGCGCATTGTCACCGCTGGCCGGCGGTGCGGGCGGATCTGCGAGCACAGCACCGCCATTCGATGCGCGCATCCACAAGCTCTACAACCCGGAAGGCATCACGCAATACAACATCATCCCCGGTCTGATGGGCACCATCCTGACGATGACCATGGTGATGATGACGGGCCTGGCCATGACGCGCGAGCGCGAGCGGGGCACGATGGAAAACCTGCTCGCCACGCCAGTGCATCCCCTGGAGGTGATGACGGGCAAGATCGTGCCGTACATCTTCATCGGGCTGGTGCAGGTGACCATCATCTTGCTGATGGCGTTTTTCGTTTTTCAGGTTCCATTTGTCGGCAGCGTGTGGATGGTCTACGTGTCGGCGCTGCTGTTTATCGTGGCGAGCCTGACGGTGGGGATCACGCTGTCGTCGCTCGCACAGAACCAGCTGCAGGCGACGCAGCTCACTTTCTTCTACTTCCTGCCGAACATCCTGCTGTCGGGCTTCATGTTTCCGTTCGTGGGGATGCCCAAGTGGGCGCAGGTGATCGGGAACCTGCTGCCGATGACGTACTTCAATCGGCTCACGCGCGGCATCCTGCTCAAGGGCAATGGCTGGTTTGAGCTGTGGCCGAGCATCTGGCCGTTGATGGTGTTTACGGTGGTGGTGCTGGGGGTGGCGTTGCGGTTTTATCGCAAGACGTTGGATTGA